The following proteins are co-located in the Trichormus variabilis 0441 genome:
- a CDS encoding isoprenyl transferase, which translates to MIPPDLDPQKIPQHIAVIMDGNGRWATSQGLPRIAGHRQGARTLKELLRCCKDWGIKALTAYAFSTENWQRPIEEVDFLMLLFERLLRRELSQMHREGVRISFIGDLSALPKSLQTEMERSMTETLNNQAIHFTVAVNYGSRNEITRACRQVAELVQQGKLSADAVNEDIVEQHLYTVDTQPPDLLIRTSGEMRLSNFLLWQMAYTEMYFTDILWPDFDRAAFHQALLSYQKRDRRFGQVKALIPA; encoded by the coding sequence ATGATCCCCCCAGACTTAGACCCCCAAAAAATCCCCCAACACATAGCCGTCATCATGGATGGTAACGGCAGATGGGCAACCAGCCAAGGATTACCGCGCATAGCCGGACATCGCCAAGGCGCAAGAACTCTCAAAGAACTCTTGCGCTGCTGTAAAGATTGGGGAATCAAAGCCCTCACCGCCTACGCCTTCTCTACGGAAAATTGGCAGCGTCCCATCGAAGAAGTAGATTTTCTGATGCTGTTGTTTGAGCGATTACTGCGCCGGGAATTATCCCAGATGCACCGAGAAGGTGTAAGAATATCCTTCATTGGCGATTTGTCAGCATTACCCAAGTCTCTGCAAACAGAAATGGAACGCTCCATGACAGAGACATTAAATAATCAAGCAATTCACTTTACGGTTGCAGTTAACTATGGCAGTCGCAACGAAATTACTAGAGCCTGTCGTCAAGTGGCGGAACTGGTGCAACAAGGCAAACTCAGCGCAGATGCAGTTAATGAAGACATTGTAGAACAACACCTCTACACTGTAGATACTCAACCACCAGATTTATTGATTCGGACTAGCGGCGAAATGCGATTAAGTAACTTTCTGTTATGGCAAATGGCATATACAGAGATGTATTTCACAGATATTCTGTGGCCTGATTTTGACAGAGCAGCATTTCATCAGGCTTTGTTGAGTTATCAAAAACGCGATCGCCGTTTCGGTCAAGTTAAAGCTTTAATCCCAGCCTAA
- a CDS encoding dihydrolipoyl dehydrogenase family protein, with protein sequence METADVIVIGSGQGGIPLAADFANEGRKVVLFERDALGGSCINYGCTPSKAFLAAAHTAGRANQGKKLGIHTEVEVDFPAVMERVREIRSSFNQGIRQRLESAGVKVICAEASFVGERTVKGGDVTLQAPLVIINTGTSSLIPDIPGLAGTPYLTNRNFFDLNTLPARLLVIGGGYIGLELGQGLARLGSQTHLIVRGDRVLGQEEADVSEVLAEALKQDGIGLHFGVNVNHVAHENNVFKLTLSSGEQLQGEALLVVIGRKPNTGALNAANSGIELDDKGFVKIDDQFHTTCSGVYAIGDAAKQPAFTHVSWEDYRRLKAILCGENRTRSDRVLGYAVYTEPQVGRVGMTLEQAQKQGINACAVTLPMSQIARAIEWGHDLGFYRMVIDSDTDKILGATLVGYETAELVHVFLSLIEAGATWQLLERSVHIHPTYGEALPSLARLLLGDNMPGCPNM encoded by the coding sequence ATGGAAACAGCAGATGTCATTGTCATCGGCAGTGGTCAAGGAGGCATTCCACTGGCGGCTGATTTTGCCAATGAGGGACGTAAGGTTGTTTTGTTTGAGCGCGATGCTTTAGGCGGCAGTTGCATCAACTATGGCTGCACTCCCTCTAAAGCATTCTTAGCAGCAGCTCATACAGCAGGTCGAGCAAACCAGGGCAAGAAGTTAGGCATCCACACGGAGGTAGAAGTGGATTTTCCCGCCGTCATGGAACGAGTTCGGGAAATCCGCAGCAGCTTTAATCAGGGGATTCGCCAGCGATTGGAGAGTGCGGGTGTCAAAGTCATTTGTGCCGAAGCTTCTTTTGTGGGTGAACGGACGGTCAAAGGTGGGGATGTTACTCTTCAGGCTCCTCTGGTAATCATTAACACGGGCACATCATCGCTGATTCCTGACATTCCTGGACTTGCAGGAACTCCCTACCTGACCAACCGTAACTTCTTTGACTTGAACACCTTACCAGCCCGTTTATTGGTGATTGGAGGCGGCTATATTGGCTTGGAATTGGGGCAAGGACTAGCGCGTTTGGGCAGTCAGACCCACTTAATTGTCCGGGGCGATCGCGTTCTTGGACAGGAAGAGGCTGATGTTAGTGAGGTGTTAGCAGAAGCATTAAAGCAGGATGGAATTGGACTTCACTTTGGAGTCAATGTGAATCACGTCGCCCACGAGAATAATGTGTTTAAGCTGACCCTGAGCAGTGGCGAACAACTCCAGGGAGAAGCGTTGCTGGTTGTGATTGGACGGAAACCCAATACAGGTGCATTAAATGCAGCGAACAGTGGAATTGAGCTAGATGATAAGGGGTTTGTCAAAATTGATGACCAGTTCCATACCACCTGTTCTGGAGTCTATGCGATCGGGGATGCTGCCAAACAACCTGCCTTTACCCATGTGTCGTGGGAGGACTATCGCCGCTTAAAAGCAATTTTGTGTGGAGAAAACCGGACACGGAGCGATCGCGTCCTTGGGTATGCGGTTTACACAGAACCCCAGGTTGGGCGAGTGGGTATGACCTTAGAACAGGCTCAAAAACAAGGCATCAACGCATGTGCTGTGACGTTACCCATGAGCCAAATTGCGCGTGCGATCGAGTGGGGGCATGACCTCGGATTTTATCGTATGGTAATCGACAGCGACACAGACAAAATCCTGGGAGCAACCCTAGTGGGGTACGAAACTGCTGAACTGGTGCATGTATTTTTATCCCTGATAGAAGCAGGAGCAACCTGGCAGTTATTAGAGCGATCAGTTCACATCCATCCCACCTATGGGGAAGCTTTACCCAGTCTGGCACGGTTGCTGCTTGGAGATAATATGCCAGGGTGTCCGAATATGTGA
- a CDS encoding ATP-binding protein, with protein sequence MKLPSFRLRIALLSAALAGTTLVGFSAVSWLQIYDAKLSRLDAELLNQLMRAAPNLLPPREPPTFFTRENFRPPMPEPWQRYEELLSSAFGGNAKTPIVLLVLDAEGNQLYESPQTSPDSDLRRLLLQNLQLAPQPQPPRPLPNLPLRPPRPPQFVTQKTTSGSWRIGATKFPRSQVAIAVSLQTVNQEMAAIRNIYLVSIPIALLLVTSGAWLVSGSALRPIRQLTAVIQQVSAKGLDQRIPIGTTDVEFVELIQVFNQMLERLESSFTQASRFSADAAHELKTPLTILQGELERTLQQVEPGSEVQQRLSNLLDEVRRLSGIMRKLLLLSLADAGQMSLYLVEVDMSELLMEMVEDVELLAPHLSVHIEIPEKLRVKGDRDLLIQVLQNLLSNAIKYNLPQGWIKIHAHQTPTTIHITISNSSPDIPPSDRDRLFERFYRGDPARTRKVEGIGLGLSLSREIARAHRGNLTLDAENSGQTRLTLTLLR encoded by the coding sequence ATGAAACTCCCTTCCTTTCGGCTGCGAATTGCTCTGTTATCTGCCGCTTTGGCTGGCACTACACTAGTAGGATTTAGTGCAGTCTCTTGGTTGCAAATTTACGATGCTAAACTCAGTCGCCTGGATGCAGAACTGTTAAATCAACTGATGCGGGCAGCACCAAACTTACTTCCACCCAGAGAACCCCCTACATTTTTCACTAGGGAAAATTTTCGTCCACCTATGCCAGAGCCTTGGCAGCGTTACGAAGAATTATTATCTTCCGCCTTTGGTGGAAATGCAAAAACACCTATTGTACTGTTGGTACTGGATGCAGAAGGCAACCAACTTTATGAATCCCCACAAACTTCTCCTGACTCTGACTTACGTCGCCTGTTGCTTCAGAATCTCCAGTTAGCGCCTCAACCACAACCCCCCCGGCCTTTACCCAATCTTCCCTTGCGCCCCCCACGTCCACCGCAATTTGTCACCCAAAAGACAACAAGCGGCAGTTGGCGAATTGGTGCAACTAAATTTCCCCGTTCTCAGGTTGCGATCGCTGTCAGTCTGCAAACCGTCAATCAAGAGATGGCAGCCATTCGCAATATATATCTTGTTTCCATTCCCATCGCCTTGCTACTAGTTACCTCTGGAGCTTGGTTAGTTTCTGGTAGTGCATTGCGTCCGATTCGGCAATTAACGGCTGTAATTCAACAGGTGAGCGCCAAAGGTTTAGATCAGCGCATTCCCATCGGTACGACGGATGTTGAATTTGTAGAACTAATTCAGGTGTTTAATCAAATGTTGGAACGCCTGGAAAGCAGTTTTACCCAAGCCTCTCGCTTCAGTGCAGATGCAGCCCACGAACTGAAAACCCCCCTAACAATTCTCCAAGGTGAACTGGAACGCACCCTGCAACAGGTGGAACCAGGCTCGGAAGTACAACAGCGTTTAAGCAATTTATTAGATGAAGTGCGCCGCTTGAGTGGAATTATGCGTAAACTCTTGCTGTTGTCCTTAGCCGATGCAGGACAAATGAGTTTGTATCTAGTGGAAGTAGATATGTCTGAGTTATTAATGGAGATGGTTGAGGATGTGGAATTACTCGCGCCCCATTTGAGTGTACACATCGAAATTCCTGAGAAATTGCGGGTTAAAGGCGATCGCGATCTCCTCATCCAAGTGTTGCAAAACCTGTTGAGTAATGCCATCAAATACAATCTCCCCCAAGGTTGGATCAAAATTCACGCTCATCAAACCCCAACCACTATCCACATCACTATTAGCAACTCATCCCCAGACATTCCCCCAAGCGATCGCGATCGCTTATTTGAGCGTTTCTATCGTGGTGATCCCGCCCGCACACGCAAAGTAGAAGGCATCGGGCTAGGACTCAGCCTGTCCCGTGAAATTGCCCGCGCCCATCGTGGTAACTTAACCTTAGATGCGGAAAATTCTGGTCAAACAAGGTTGACTCTGACTTTACTCCGGTGA
- a CDS encoding low molecular weight protein tyrosine phosphatase family protein: MKKILFICSQNRLRSPTAEVVFAEYKGLETDSAGLDHYAEVPVSSEAIEWADIIFVMEQLHKQKLAKNFQPFLKNKRVICLDIPDEFEYMEPALIEILKKKVLPLLGTY, encoded by the coding sequence ATGAAAAAAATTTTATTTATTTGTAGTCAAAATAGATTGCGTAGTCCCACTGCTGAGGTTGTATTTGCTGAATATAAAGGATTGGAAACGGATTCGGCGGGTTTAGACCATTATGCAGAGGTTCCAGTTTCCTCAGAAGCTATCGAATGGGCTGATATTATTTTTGTTATGGAGCAGCTACATAAACAGAAATTAGCCAAAAATTTCCAGCCTTTTCTCAAAAATAAAAGAGTTATATGTTTAGATATACCAGATGAATTTGAGTATATGGAACCAGCTTTAATTGAGATATTAAAGAAAAAAGTGCTGCCGTTGTTAGGTACATATTAA
- a CDS encoding alpha/beta fold hydrolase, whose protein sequence is MSTITTKDGTQIYYKDWGIGQPIVFSHGWPLSADAWESQMFFLASHGYRCIAHDRRGHGRSSQPWHGNDMDTYADDLAELFEALDIQDAVMIGHSTGGGEVARFIGRHGTKRVSKAVLIGAVPPLMLKTEVNPGGLPIEVFDGFRAAFLADRSQFFLDVASGPFFGFNRPDAKVSQGLIYSWWMQGMMAGHKNAYDCIKAFSETDFTEDLKKFDVPTLIIHGDDDQIVPIGASALLSAKLIKNSTLKIYPGGSHSLGDTSKEQLNADLLEFVKS, encoded by the coding sequence ATGAGCACAATCACGACTAAGGATGGTACGCAAATCTATTACAAGGACTGGGGCATAGGACAGCCCATTGTCTTCAGCCACGGCTGGCCACTGAGCGCGGATGCTTGGGAATCGCAGATGTTTTTTCTCGCCTCACACGGCTACCGCTGCATCGCCCACGATCGCCGAGGTCATGGCCGGTCGAGCCAACCGTGGCACGGCAATGACATGGATACCTACGCCGACGATCTGGCGGAGCTTTTTGAGGCGCTGGATATTCAGGATGCGGTCATGATCGGACACTCTACAGGCGGTGGTGAAGTGGCGCGCTTCATTGGACGGCATGGCACCAAGCGTGTTTCCAAAGCTGTGCTGATAGGTGCGGTGCCGCCGCTCATGCTCAAGACAGAGGTAAATCCAGGTGGGCTACCCATTGAGGTCTTTGACGGCTTTCGTGCGGCATTTTTGGCTGACCGCTCGCAATTCTTCCTAGATGTAGCCAGTGGCCCGTTCTTTGGCTTCAATCGACCCGATGCCAAAGTCTCCCAAGGGCTAATCTATTCATGGTGGATGCAGGGAATGATGGCTGGCCATAAAAACGCTTATGACTGTATTAAGGCGTTTTCAGAAACAGATTTCACCGAGGATTTGAAGAAGTTCGATGTGCCGACGTTGATCATTCATGGTGATGACGATCAGATCGTGCCAATTGGTGCTTCTGCCCTTTTGTCTGCGAAGCTCATCAAGAATTCGACTTTGAAGATATATCCCGGCGGATCGCATAGTCTGGGCGACACGAGTAAGGAACAGCTCAACGCCGACCTGCTGGAATTCGTCAAATCCTGA
- a CDS encoding response regulator transcription factor, whose translation MNVLFVEDEAKIANFVQAGLKEQGFVVDYCDNGDEGYLRALDNEYDAIILDIMVPGKDGLSILKQLRQKGRNAPVILLTARNELDDRLAGLNLGADDYIAKPFFVEELVARIHAVVRRSIGDRQNLLVIGTLKLDRITREVTCNQRVIELTSREFNLLEYLMRSPGRVFTRTQILEHVWGYDFNPNTNVVDVCIQRIRKKIDPVDEAGWIESIRGVGYRFRHPI comes from the coding sequence GTGAACGTTCTCTTTGTCGAAGATGAAGCGAAAATTGCTAACTTCGTCCAAGCTGGACTGAAGGAACAGGGGTTTGTCGTAGACTATTGCGACAACGGTGATGAAGGATATTTGCGGGCATTAGACAACGAATATGATGCCATCATCCTGGATATCATGGTTCCGGGGAAAGATGGACTATCGATTCTCAAACAACTGCGGCAGAAGGGACGGAATGCACCGGTGATTTTGTTGACGGCTCGGAATGAGTTAGACGATCGCCTGGCGGGGTTGAATTTGGGTGCTGATGACTACATTGCCAAACCTTTTTTTGTCGAGGAACTGGTGGCGCGGATTCATGCTGTGGTGCGCCGGAGTATAGGCGATCGCCAAAATTTGTTGGTGATAGGGACACTCAAGCTTGATCGCATCACCAGAGAAGTTACTTGCAATCAACGAGTCATCGAACTCACCAGCCGGGAATTTAATCTTTTAGAGTATTTAATGCGATCGCCTGGGCGTGTTTTTACCCGTACCCAAATCCTAGAACACGTTTGGGGCTACGACTTTAACCCTAATACCAACGTCGTAGATGTTTGTATTCAGCGAATTCGCAAAAAAATTGACCCTGTTGATGAAGCAGGCTGGATTGAAAGTATTCGCGGCGTGGGTTATCGTTTCCGCCATCCAATATGA
- a CDS encoding primary-amine oxidase, with the protein MMKRLRLFFLLAITIIICCGTSLILIETVTSQQPVISHPLTALTEAEIKTAVAVIRKEKSLTDMAAFPLITLAEPDKQAVRNFTQGQSFERKAFLVVYEREQNKTYEGIVDLKTQKIASWQEKPHVQPAILNSEYELARNVVKSDSRWQEAMKKRGITDFDQVQVSCWAAGILSQEEAEKGSRLCRTLLFYRGERWNYYGTPIEGVIATVDLNKGTVTNFIDQGIVPISKENWNYDLESLGKLLPPPKLLQILQPKGKSFQIQGNEISWQGWKFRYVMHPRDGLVLYQVTYKDGENIRPVLYRASLSEMVVPYGDPDPTWSFRNAFDVGEYNLGLLASTMELGKEIPQNGVLLDAVFANEEGEPYIMPGVVGIYERDNGILWKHYEYNTQRNDVRRDRQLVITITAAVDNYDYGINWIFHQDGTLEVENDLTGIVLVQGTEAETQSRDNSYGRLLAKNIFGVNHQHFFNYRLDMDVDGQANNVMEMNVANLPIGKNNPLGNAITVEDTPLTTEKAAVRDLDIKHSREWMIASAEKKNALGVAPAYMLMPGGNTVFFPVEGAKIRQKAEFATHHVWVTKYKPHELYAGGDYPNQASPGKGLPEYIADDESLMSQDIVLWYTMGITHVPKPEDWPVMPVHKLGFKLSPRAFFNRNPAINLAE; encoded by the coding sequence ATGATGAAGCGGCTAAGACTATTTTTCTTGTTAGCTATTACTATTATTATCTGCTGTGGTACGTCACTTATATTAATAGAAACAGTGACCTCACAACAGCCAGTAATTTCCCATCCTTTGACAGCTTTAACCGAGGCAGAAATTAAAACGGCGGTTGCGGTGATTAGAAAGGAAAAGTCTTTAACTGACATGGCTGCTTTTCCCTTAATTACCTTGGCAGAACCAGATAAACAAGCAGTTAGAAATTTTACACAAGGTCAATCTTTTGAGCGCAAGGCTTTTCTGGTAGTATATGAACGCGAGCAAAACAAAACCTATGAGGGTATTGTTGACCTGAAAACGCAAAAAATAGCGTCCTGGCAAGAGAAACCCCATGTCCAACCGGCAATTTTGAACTCAGAATATGAACTAGCACGAAATGTAGTGAAATCTGATTCCCGATGGCAAGAAGCGATGAAAAAGCGGGGAATTACAGATTTTGACCAAGTTCAGGTTAGTTGCTGGGCGGCGGGAATTTTAAGTCAAGAGGAAGCAGAAAAAGGTAGCCGTTTGTGCCGGACTTTATTATTTTATCGGGGGGAACGCTGGAATTATTACGGCACTCCTATTGAGGGTGTAATAGCCACGGTTGATTTAAATAAAGGTACAGTCACCAATTTTATCGACCAGGGGATAGTTCCCATTTCCAAAGAAAACTGGAATTATGACTTAGAGTCTTTAGGTAAATTACTCCCACCGCCGAAACTCTTACAAATACTGCAACCAAAAGGAAAGAGTTTCCAAATACAGGGTAATGAAATTAGTTGGCAAGGTTGGAAGTTTCGGTATGTTATGCACCCCCGTGATGGGTTGGTACTGTATCAAGTAACTTACAAAGATGGTGAGAATATCCGACCAGTATTATATCGTGCCAGCTTGTCGGAGATGGTTGTACCTTATGGCGATCCTGATCCTACTTGGTCATTTAGAAACGCTTTTGATGTTGGTGAATATAACTTAGGGTTACTAGCCAGCACAATGGAGTTAGGGAAGGAAATTCCCCAAAATGGCGTTTTACTTGACGCTGTGTTTGCGAATGAAGAAGGGGAACCCTATATTATGCCTGGGGTTGTGGGTATCTACGAACGGGATAACGGCATACTTTGGAAGCATTATGAGTATAATACTCAACGCAACGATGTGCGACGCGATCGCCAATTAGTCATTACCATCACGGCGGCGGTTGATAACTATGATTACGGTATTAACTGGATTTTTCACCAAGACGGCACTTTAGAAGTAGAGAATGATTTAACCGGTATTGTTTTGGTGCAGGGAACAGAAGCGGAAACCCAGTCTAGAGATAATTCCTATGGAAGATTGCTGGCTAAAAATATTTTTGGTGTCAATCACCAGCACTTTTTTAACTATCGCTTAGATATGGATGTGGATGGTCAAGCTAATAATGTCATGGAAATGAACGTGGCAAACTTGCCGATAGGTAAGAACAATCCTTTAGGAAATGCCATCACAGTAGAAGACACGCCACTGACAACAGAAAAGGCTGCTGTCCGTGATTTAGATATCAAACACAGTCGAGAATGGATGATTGCCAGTGCAGAGAAAAAGAATGCTTTAGGGGTTGCCCCTGCATATATGTTAATGCCGGGAGGTAACACAGTGTTTTTCCCGGTGGAGGGGGCGAAAATTCGTCAGAAAGCTGAGTTTGCCACTCATCATGTTTGGGTGACTAAATATAAACCCCATGAGTTATATGCAGGTGGTGATTATCCTAATCAAGCGTCACCAGGAAAAGGTTTGCCTGAATACATTGCCGATGATGAATCTTTGATGAGTCAAGATATTGTTTTGTGGTACACAATGGGTATTACTCATGTACCTAAGCCAGAAGATTGGCCTGTGATGCCGGTTCACAAGCTTGGGTTTAAACTCTCTCCCAGAGCCTTTTTTAACCGTAATCCGGCGATTAATTTAGCGGAGTAG
- a CDS encoding tetratricopeptide repeat protein — translation MDAEAALAWLDTIIPAQTGERLSDLQKVIVVQVWLGRKYLDIARAYGCTEGHAKDAGSHLWKLLSQVLRQRITKSNCRATLERVLRKTTAISGLIDYPKVTQQPTPKLEDSNFLGREGAIAHLNTLVNQGSKVIVIQGEGGLGKTTLAQQYLQTQGFELVLELLMAKETQNITPAERVVEEWLKQDFGEEPGVEFGVTLGRLKRQLHNRRIGVLIDNLEPALDQQGGLIPLHGNYVELLRVLADVRVQSVTLITSRDRLCEPGLNVHHYRLPGLDQSAWQKFFSSCGLTINLPTLQQIHRTYGGNAKAMGILCGAILEDFGGDMALYWQEHHGDPLAATDLKNLAVSQINRLQALDPQAYRLLCRLGCYRYQDIPSIPSPGVFCLLWDVPASEHRQLIASLRNRSLVECHQGKYWLHPVIRAEAIARLRTSDEWEITNHKVAEFWTASVSRITIFQDALQALEAYYHYIEINEFESAGKVILKSRNNQWQQFLPLGSTLYRMGLIQPIMTAINQVVKNIGHDQDLSELYNILGDLYWITGDIIQAIACQEKTIDLTTQALKSLVPQPGNKHKVYYLRMLEVDSLLSIGLYKIDLWELEEAAKLFQQVIYLAQNTDHHRWAEKASVCLALVNSYLGLYDAAYLLADVAYQNIKNEEILETGRFAYFMQILGQTYVNLGEFTKAKEMFHQALTFAEESHYMQVKAKTLNGLAEIHRQQADYPLALAYHTEAIELLEKIGAKCDLAETYFQLGLTYQKMAKSDASQKYFAQATHLFTEIKAPNQVAKISITASF, via the coding sequence ATGGACGCTGAAGCAGCATTAGCATGGTTAGACACCATAATTCCTGCTCAGACCGGGGAACGGTTGAGCGATTTGCAAAAAGTTATTGTTGTGCAGGTTTGGTTGGGTAGGAAATATTTGGATATTGCCCGTGCTTATGGTTGTACGGAAGGACACGCTAAGGATGCTGGCTCACATTTATGGAAACTGCTTTCTCAAGTACTGCGGCAGAGGATTACCAAGAGTAATTGTCGCGCTACCTTGGAACGGGTGCTGAGAAAAACTACGGCTATATCTGGTCTAATTGATTACCCAAAAGTAACCCAACAACCTACACCTAAGTTAGAGGATAGCAATTTTTTGGGTAGGGAGGGAGCGATCGCTCACCTGAATACTCTGGTAAATCAAGGCTCGAAGGTGATTGTTATCCAAGGTGAGGGGGGTTTAGGGAAAACTACTCTCGCTCAACAATATCTGCAAACTCAGGGTTTTGAGTTGGTTTTAGAACTGCTGATGGCGAAGGAAACCCAAAATATCACGCCGGCGGAACGGGTAGTGGAGGAATGGCTAAAACAAGATTTTGGGGAAGAACCAGGGGTGGAGTTTGGGGTGACTTTAGGACGACTCAAGCGCCAACTGCACAATCGACGGATTGGGGTGTTAATTGATAATCTGGAACCTGCATTAGATCAACAAGGTGGGTTGATTCCCCTTCACGGCAATTATGTAGAATTGTTGCGGGTTTTGGCTGATGTTCGGGTGCAGTCGGTAACGTTGATTACTAGCCGCGATCGCCTGTGCGAACCTGGGTTAAATGTCCATCATTATCGGCTTCCTGGTTTGGATCAAAGCGCATGGCAAAAGTTTTTTAGTAGCTGTGGATTAACTATCAACTTGCCTACATTGCAACAGATACATCGTACATATGGCGGTAATGCCAAAGCAATGGGGATTCTCTGCGGGGCGATCCTGGAGGATTTCGGCGGTGATATGGCACTTTATTGGCAAGAACATCATGGTGATCCTTTAGCCGCAACTGACTTAAAGAATTTAGCGGTGAGTCAAATTAATCGTTTGCAAGCCCTTGATCCCCAAGCCTACCGCCTGCTTTGCCGTTTGGGATGTTATCGTTACCAAGATATACCCAGTATCCCCTCTCCAGGAGTATTTTGTTTACTTTGGGATGTCCCTGCATCTGAACATCGTCAACTTATTGCTTCCCTGAGAAATCGCTCTTTAGTGGAGTGTCATCAAGGAAAATATTGGCTACATCCAGTAATTCGTGCCGAGGCGATCGCTCGTTTACGCACTAGTGATGAGTGGGAAATAACCAATCACAAAGTTGCTGAATTTTGGACGGCTAGTGTTTCCAGAATCACCATATTTCAAGATGCTTTGCAAGCTCTAGAAGCATATTATCACTATATAGAAATTAATGAATTTGAGTCGGCAGGCAAGGTAATTCTCAAGAGTCGTAATAATCAATGGCAACAGTTTTTACCTTTGGGAAGTACGCTGTATCGGATGGGATTAATTCAGCCGATCATGACTGCTATTAATCAAGTCGTCAAGAATATTGGACATGACCAAGACTTAAGTGAACTATATAATATCTTGGGTGATTTATATTGGATTACAGGTGATATTATTCAGGCGATCGCCTGTCAAGAAAAAACTATCGATTTGACAACACAAGCGCTGAAATCACTCGTACCGCAACCAGGGAATAAACATAAAGTCTATTATTTGAGGATGTTAGAGGTAGATTCTCTCTTAAGTATTGGTCTTTATAAAATAGATTTGTGGGAACTAGAAGAGGCTGCCAAATTATTTCAACAAGTAATTTACCTAGCCCAAAATACAGACCATCATCGCTGGGCAGAAAAAGCGTCTGTATGTTTAGCCTTAGTCAATTCATACTTAGGCTTATATGATGCCGCTTATTTATTAGCAGATGTAGCTTACCAAAATATTAAAAACGAAGAAATTCTAGAAACAGGAAGATTCGCTTACTTCATGCAAATCTTGGGTCAAACTTATGTGAACTTAGGAGAATTTACCAAAGCAAAGGAAATGTTTCATCAAGCATTGACCTTTGCGGAAGAAAGCCATTATATGCAGGTAAAAGCAAAAACCCTGAATGGATTAGCAGAAATTCATCGCCAACAAGCAGATTATCCATTAGCCCTTGCATATCATACAGAAGCAATTGAACTTTTAGAGAAAATTGGTGCTAAATGTGACCTAGCCGAAACCTATTTTCAATTAGGTTTAACTTATCAAAAAATGGCAAAATCCGATGCCAGCCAAAAGTATTTTGCTCAAGCAACACATTTATTTACAGAAATCAAAGCCCCCAATCAAGTTGCCAAAATTTCCATAACTGCCAGTTTTTAG
- a CDS encoding SDR family NAD(P)-dependent oxidoreductase encodes MTKLDGKIAVVTGASKGIGASIAKHLAAEGASVVVNYASSQEGANRVVDEIVSTGGQAIAVQANVAKKAEIEHLFAQTQQAFGKLDILVNNAGIYEFSPLEDITEEHFHKQFDLNVLGLILTSQQAVKHFGSAGGSIINISSIVSTLAPANASIYSATKAAVDAVTKSLAKELGSRNIRVNSINPGMVDTEGTHTAGITESEGRQQTEAQTPLGRIGQPQDIAPAVVFLASSDSGWITGETLYITGGLR; translated from the coding sequence ATGACAAAACTAGATGGAAAAATCGCAGTCGTTACAGGTGCTTCTAAAGGCATCGGTGCCTCGATCGCCAAACATCTTGCAGCTGAAGGTGCAAGCGTTGTTGTCAACTACGCATCCAGCCAAGAAGGAGCCAATCGTGTGGTTGACGAGATTGTTAGCACGGGCGGCCAAGCGATCGCAGTCCAGGCAAATGTAGCCAAAAAGGCAGAGATCGAACATTTGTTTGCACAGACGCAGCAAGCATTCGGCAAGCTTGATATTTTGGTCAACAATGCGGGAATTTATGAATTTTCCCCACTTGAAGACATCACGGAAGAACACTTCCACAAGCAATTCGATCTGAATGTGCTGGGATTAATCCTCACTTCACAACAAGCCGTCAAGCACTTCGGCTCGGCGGGCGGCAGCATTATCAATATCAGTTCCATCGTTAGCACCCTCGCGCCCGCGAATGCCTCAATCTATAGCGCTACCAAAGCGGCTGTTGATGCCGTCACGAAGTCGCTAGCCAAAGAGTTGGGTTCACGTAACATCCGTGTTAACTCCATCAATCCTGGTATGGTGGACACGGAGGGGACACATACAGCAGGAATTACCGAGAGCGAAGGTCGCCAGCAGACTGAAGCGCAAACACCATTGGGTCGCATTGGACAGCCACAGGACATCGCCCCTGCCGTTGTCTTCCTTGCTTCCTCCGATTCGGGCTGGATCACTGGCGAAACGCTCTACATCACGGGTGGGCTTCGCTAG